One window from the genome of Musa acuminata AAA Group cultivar baxijiao chromosome BXJ1-4, Cavendish_Baxijiao_AAA, whole genome shotgun sequence encodes:
- the LOC135666625 gene encoding U-box domain-containing protein 4-like has protein sequence MASSEIQIPSEDSSDLSGGGRVAVLVQGIMERIRSEDEDDRIQAAREIRRLTKTSAKHRRYLSESIEPLVSMLRNGSPESGEAAMLGLLNLAVRDERNKIKIVDAGALEPLIYFLESTNSCLQEYATASVLTLSATCVNKPKISASGAIPLLVKILKDGNRQARIDAMMALYNLSTIPNNLNTLISLQPIPAVIKLLRSCKKSSRTHEKCCALLELLMSFEEGRAALTFEEGGVLTVVEVLEGGAPSSREHAVGALLTMCESDYSRYRDIILKEGAIPGLLELTIQGTPTSQAKAHQLLDLLRSTSQQRSGIQADAFQNIVSDIVSRIDGDDRAGKAKKMLAEMVQISMEQSLRHLQQRAVLCTPKELPVGGRPSGVHSK, from the exons ATGGCGTCGTCCGAGATTCAGATCCCCAGCGAGGACTCGAGCGATTTGAGCGGAGGAGGCAGGGTCGCGGTGTTGGTGCAGGGAATCATGGAGCGGATCCGGTCGGAGGACGAGGATGACAGGATCCAGGCGGCTAGAGAGATCCGGCGGCTGACGAAGACGTCTGCGAAGCACCGGCGGTATCTCTCCGAGTCAATTGAGCCCCTCGTTTCGATGCTTAGGAATGGAAGCCCCGAGTCTGGCGAGGCCGCCATGCTCGGACTCCTCAATCTTGCCGTCAGGGACGAAAG AAATAAAATTAAGATTGTCGATGCTGGAGCACTCGAGCCACTCATTTATTTCCTGGAATCAACAAATTCTTGCTTACAAGAGTATGCTACTGCATCTGTTCTGACCCTTTCCGCCACTTGTGTCAACAAGCCTAAGATCAGTGCCTCTGGTGCCATCCCTCTCCTCGTCAAAATCCTGAAAGATGGAAACCGACAAGCCAGGATCGATGCTATGATGGCTCTGTATAATCTCTCTACAATTCCAAACAACTTGAACACTCTCATTTCTCTCCAACCAATACCTGCTGTTATCAAGTTGCTGAGGAGCTGCAAGAAGTCATCCAGAACTCATGAGAAGTGTTGTGCCCTTCTTGAGTTACTGATGAGCTTCGAGGAAGGAAGAGCCGCTTTGACATTCGAGGAAGGTGGAGTGCTTACAGTGGTAGAAGTACTCGAGGGAGGGGCTCCTTCTAGTAGGGAGCACGCTGTGGGAGCCCTTCTAACAATGTGCGAGAGTGATTATTCCAGATACAGAGACATTATCCTTAAAGAAGGTGCTATTCCTGGTCTTCTTGAACTCACCATTCAGGGCACACCAACATCTCAAGCAAAAGCTCATCAACTTCTTGATCTGCTACGGAGCACTTCGCAACAAAGATCAGGCATACAGGCAGATGCTTTTCAGAACATCGTTAGCGATATTGTTTCCAGGATCGATGGCGATGATCGGGCTGGAAAGGCAAAGAAGATGTTGGCTGAGATGGTTCAGATTAGCATGGAGCAGAGCTTGAGGCATTTGCAGCAGAGGGCTGTCCTGTGCACACCAAAAGAGCTGCCCGTCGGAGGTCGTCCTTCTGGAGTCCATTCAAAATGA